The following is a genomic window from Solanum lycopersicum chromosome 6, SLM_r2.1.
aatatccatattatttatttaaaaatagatagttaaatagataaaatatgtTTTCTCATAAAAAGTAGAAAAGTGGTGGAGGCTGATAAGGAGTTGAGATGGTAagaaaaacttcaatttttatgaaagaaaaacttaattaatttttactcATATTAGACTCGACTCGCTCATTTGTCACTCTTACTCACCTAGAATAAAGGGACAATTACATATTTGATTGGTCGATTGAAATAATTGCATTCTTATGTTAAATATTGACTATTATTTTGGTGGAGCCTATACAATTTTGTTTCTATAGATATAATGGTCATTGgctattttttttcatctttattaCACTTCGTAATGATTTAgtgttgaaaattttgaaataattgtaatattaataatttaatttgatacatCTAAGACatgttataatattattagCGGTATGgctaattttcaaaaaacacatgttttatttgttatgttaatGATGATTTATTTAATAGGTAGAGAAATAATTAGAATCGTCAATATAGGTTAGGTCCTTTGGGCCGATTTGGCATAACTCAGgatttaataactaaaatttttGGAGAGAAAAGGATTTTTTAGCCCGCTTGAATAAGCTTGTTGATTTGAGGGACTTGAGAAATATTGGTAGGAGCGGCCCGTGggtcaataaaatttaattaaaaaatataatataatattaaaatttaaaattaaagagagtctaAACTCAATACAAtcaggttaatatttctatttagatatttatacttgaaaaaacttaatatttttttaaaactggtaacttaacttaataaatattatataaatataattttatttgtgaatttgattaacaagtagtaacattaacatcatgtaatattgttttgtcgctatttatgataatatttttaaattataatttataatttaaattaataattaaaaaaaatataatttattaaaaagtggACTTGTCGGCCCGACAAGCCTGTAGTccacgtacttgtgggttgggCTGATCATTTTTTCGATCCACACAAAAAATGGGCTAGCCCAATCTAACCCGTAAAATGTCGAAGCCTGTATGAATTAGCCGGATGAGGTGGGCTATAACCTATATTGACAActttagaaataataattagaattatATCTCGTTATTGCTTTTAGAAGGATCAATAATTAAAGCTCGTTGGATTTATGTATTTACTCGCTTTATATTTATTGCTCGTGTATGTTTATATAGTATAGACTAAAAAGATATTACTGGTACTTACTTGCAACTGCGACCGAGGCTTTTGCTTCGAGAGTTTAGGAAAAGTTCCTTTCTCCTTAGTAATACTGAATTTCATAGATTTCTTAGGTTTTATATCAAATAATCTCGTACTTATGATTTATTGGGAATAACTAATTATTTGCTAGAtaagttatttgtttttttccacattatttatattattattattataataataataataataattaattaattaattaattaataaacaaacaaaGCCCGCTTACGGAGATGGTGCCCCCTCTTCACTCTACCCTTGTAGCTACTTCTTACTTTCGTcgttcataatatttatttaaattatatataaatatttttaaggaatatttttctttacttatcAAATACAAAAATGTAAGTAAACGTTAATTATTTCCTATAGAGAACATTTGTCTTCATTCTAAACAAAACCAAAACGTCCCTTTATACAGAAAATATGCTGTATTTGATCTACTAGAAATATATTATCCTCCAACGCAGTAATGATACAAggataatttattaatataagtattagttacaaaTTAAAGGTTAAATATATGTAATCATATATCATAAGgctaaaaaatagaatttattactaattaaaatattttattacatacttcgtccatttatttttacttgtcacattttaatttgatatactcataagaacaataattattatataatccATCGGTTCACTTTTAACAATCACATTTTGACTTGATACAGActcattaagaaaaataattattgatatatgtattttacttTACTATTCCTATTAAATGAtgtcttcaaaaataaaagtatttaataCTGAGAgtgaaacattaaaaaaaattattgtcattttttatttttcaaaaaactaaaataaaaatctattttaaaatatatatataagtgaatggataaagtttttatttaattaaatatatatatataagtgatttttatctctttttattttgatttctctACTGTAATGAGAAATAGAGTTACCAACTTTTTTATGGGTCAAGAGTCAAAGACCCTAAAAAGTCAAGCAAGAAATAGAAAGTTAATTACTTTAAATTACTCATGGCCTATCCTCTATTGATGAGTATATGATGTGGACATGTATATTCTGTTGATGATATAATGAAATTAATCGTATCTTATAGCAATTAATCcttaagatttcctctttttatttttttttaatgtaatataaattcataaaagcTTCCaaccaaaacaaagaaaataaaaaaaaaaagaacaagttctctctctctatctatctctctctatatatatatgatatgaaaaaattcaacattaaaagcaacaaaaaagagaaagaaattaTGGGTATTTGTGAACTTGAAGAAGATAAGTTGTCCCAAATGGTTAGAGATTTTATTGAAATGGATTGTGAAAATTTTCAAGTTGATGAACTTGTTGATCATAATAATCCCACTAATACCTATCTTTCCTTAAaggtacatttttttatttttatttttgcttcaTCTAATAATGTTGACATCTTCTTTTCATGTTTATCTaaattctcaaattttattttataatttataggaTATTCTTGAAAATGTTAGTGATGGTGAAAAAGAGATTCTTGGGAAAATCTTGTTTTATTGGAGAAACAATATGGAGCCTAAAAAGTTGAGACAATGGATTGTTAATAGATTAAGAATTGATGAGTATGAAGCTTCTCTTTGTAAAACTTCTTGGATTACCTCTTCTGGAAGTCCTTCAGGTACTATTCTAACACCCTTTCTCgatttatgtgatataatttaaatttcgaGATTTAAGTAATTTCATTAAGATCGTGAGTTTGGATATGaaattataagtttttatttttttttttataaatttattactttaagttataatgattcaaaaaaaaaaatttgaaaaggatgattgaaaaaaatatgttatctTTTTTTGTGTTTGCATCTAGAAATttcgagaaaaaaaataacatataaattaagaaaaatggaTATTGATTTGGATATTACTATGgtgaaatattgagaaaatgaTTTGAGAAGTGTTCCATGTGAAGTAATAATGTTTATTCAAAGAACtttatccatttttattttcagaTAAAATTCATGTATCTACAcacaaaaatgttttttttcagGTTCAATTTCAATTCTTAAAGGGGTTGATTTTTTCAAGTTAGATTAAACACTTGACTGTTATGTATAACCAAACAATTATtcaattaaacttttttttgagaataagcaaaaaaaaaaaaaacaattaatctTTGTTTGTTTGGGTATGTTGAAGCATTTCAATTTACAGgtgattatgaatatattgatgTGATGATGAAGGGAATTAGCAATGGATCAGAAAGAGTGAGATTAATAGTGGATATTGATTTTAGGTCTCAATTTGAGTTAGCAAGGCCAACACAAGAATATCAAGAGCTTTTAAATTCACTTCCATCAATATTTGTGGGTACTGAGGACAAACTTAATGGCATTATCTCTTTGCTTTGTTCAGCAGCCAAACAGTCCCTTAAAGAGAAAGGACTACATGTTCCACCTTGGAGAAAAGCTAGCTATATGCACTCTAAATGGCTATCTCATAATTGCAAGAAAATTGCTTTGTTTGCACCAACTTTGCATATTGTTTGAAGGActattaaactttttttagaaaaaaaaaaagaagagagaactAATTATTAATGgtagaaagttttttttttttttttacctattttgTGTTTAAGATATGGTATTGTATATTGTAAAACTTAAAAGGTCTATTATTTTGCTCCTAACTTGTTATGATGAGGATTAAAAGTgcttgaaattttttgttggtGCACTTGTAATCATGTTTGATACtcatcaatttttcttttgtttatatatCTAATGTCtctgtattttaaatttatgtcagaaaaattattttatgagtaAAATATTTTCGTATAGCTCCATTATTAATCTGTAAAAAGAAATAGATCTAAAATCGAGAACTAATATTGATGTGCAAccttgcttcttttttttttttttgggcctATGATCAATGAActcgataaaataaaaaaaaggaaaaaaatgtgtccattaattttcatatgaatttacattgtaaaaaaatattttttaaaatatagcaatttgaatttaatttaagtATTTACTATTATATCGAACAATCTTATTATCACAccatatatgttttttaatgaaatatttttgctatttttaatttgttcgtGCTTCTCAATTATAATTTTGcactaaaaaaattgatggaatCTCTTGATTTTtgcaacataaaataaaattaagagacttcactatttttttttttaaaaagaaaactttGTAAACATTTTTTTCGAGAAAAATAATCGATAAATATTATTGGTTGTCCATCAATTTTAATCCTTcgatattttcaattgatttctCACGTTTTTGTAGTGCTGGATATTTCTATGATGTGTGGtatataattcaatatattCCTTTCGTTCCCCTTTCAAACAAAAATGGcaattaaatgaattttttaagttacaatttatttttaaaagttgaatgtttttttttattaggtGTAATTTAAATTAGCTTTTTAGATGAACTAGTAAACGTCAGAagtcattttaaataataatcagCTCAATTAAACTAGTGATATTCATGTATTTAACGAAGACTCATTACTATCACATAAAGTTTAaactattttaattcaattactATCACATAAAGTTTAAACTATTTTAATTCAAGATTGAAAATTTAACTAGATTTTTAAGGGAATATATTTTGACGTCAGCTTTtgcataaaatattcatattataatatacCCTTATAAGTTTCTTTCTCTCTACTCTTGTCGTCCTCGTTGTAGGTGGAAAACAAATACTCCTTccgttttaaaataaaaaatggtctAATTTGAGTTGgaacaaaatttatgaaaagaaaaaaactttttgaTCTTGTTgtcttaaattaatattatgttaaatgtatcaaaatattctttaatttatggCCTTAAATATGTTATGCCACGTGGaaacttaaagttaaaattttgccaaaaaaaaatgaatcactccttttaaaatatactaaaaaggaaatgaaatcattctttttgaatcggagaaaatattaaaaaaactttaGCTCGATGATGCATTTTTGCCTTAGAGATGTTACCCTGAGAAAATTCTTTCTGgttcaatttatttatctaatttttatttaagtcgTTTAGAAAAGATGTcgtttctttttaaaaaaatttaattctaatttttcacatgacatattaaaattacaagattaaataacattttaatatatttaacatatttttaatttaaaaattatataatttaatttttttccctaaACTCCTTATAAAAAAAGTAAGGTAATCAAATTGAAACCGAAGGGGTAATTAATctttttaatacttattaatAACACTAATTAATGCTATCACCAATATTATAAGGGATAACAAAGAGAgagggaaagaaaaaaaaaagttacttgGCTTCCAAGTCATAACAAACAATAATGTGatgcaaaaaaaaagattccCAAAGTTGAAAAGCCTTTTTCTAAGTTGTCTAAATTCAACACTTTGTAAATGTAATGTACAAGTGAGGGTTAGCTATTTGGAGTTCGAAGCACATTAAAGAAAGTAACATTTAACAAACCTccaattgaaaaagaaatacgCTACTCTACAATTAAATTGAGATAACATCacttattatcatttttatatttaagtcTAAACATACTAGTATTAATTTATATCCTTTTCTCATTAATATATTGTCTATATCACACCATATTTTGCTATAGTATACACGTTTTTGACTATGTCCATCTAAACTTCATGAATCTTCTAATCTTTTTTACTCCTTTCATTgtaatttaaatgttttaatttaattgagtacagagtataaaatataattttttttaattttatgattttaaattaagaatatGTAGTTTCAAATCTtgtattttaaactttttaaacagaatattagaattaaaaaaCTTGTGAAATATAATAAGAAACCGTCCCTTTGAAACataccaaaaaattaaagaaagtaagaaatacacttatgaattgtgatgaaggAATAAATATTAGGTCGTATTTTGTGTTTTTGccaaattcaataatttaaccgttaaaaatatactaaaatacaTACTATATATTCTTATGATttactcatatttttcaatgatAAATGTGAGTATAAAAAAGACATATTGTAATAATTGATTTTGGTGTAAACGTGTGTAAATTTATCCCACTTTTGCCTCAATTTCTCTATTTAtctttagtttttctttctttttaaaaaaattgtaataaaataatttcgaGTGACAAAAGAGAGTTACTCGAATAATAAACATATTCATTTTCAACTCTAAAATtagaacttcaaattttaaaggtaTCGAGAGAAAAAAATGTAGCTCCTAAGtggtaaaatataaaaaataaaaaattgaacaattcaATCACATAGTTTGTTACGTTATCAATAACTTGGAAACTACTTAGGTATATATACTCACATCATTCTTTTTACTTGTCTCAATTTGTTTTGTGAGATTCTACTTATctcaaataagtaaaatatcaaaaattatattaaaatgttacaaTTAGTTACAATTtatcttatataaatatatttttaaatattaacccaaattaatataatttaattctcaaaaaatgcaatataataaataaaaataaatgaagaaaatagtgaagtgattttgtaaaaaaaaaaagagaataaaaagaTTGTTAATTTTCCCTTGTGACTCATTATCAGGTGGAAGACTTTATTAGATATAGATGGAAGGGGAATCAAAATTTATTCAACTAGCACCACCAAGAAATAAGACTTTTTCTATAGTCACTAAATTTAATTCGTTAAAACCATTTTTATACTTATGATCCATAGAATAATCACCAAATAAGACAAAAATTTGAACCTCTAAGAAAGTAATTAAGGACGTTGACTATTTTATCTATCAATAATTCACATATGAATGACTCAGATTAGAGTAGGTAGTATAAGATTATATAAAACGTGTTGGTCCCACTGGCCAtaactattttatatatatatatatatatatatatatgtatatatatattgtaaattaatgaaatataatatttttaggaCTATACTAGATTTTCAAGTGAAATAAGAGTTTCacatacaaatattattaatatcacCGATATAAGTACAATATACGATtcaagataatatttttaatttatgatgtaattgaaaaaaaatatttagttattacaagttatttttttatattatattttattacttttcgTAATGTATCAGTCGGATATAATATTTTACGTGATGTATTAATCGATACATCACATAACTTTATATGGTATAGTGATCGAATACGTCACTTTACACAATATCATTGAATACATTACATTACGATGTATTGGAACGTACATAATGTATTCAGATATTACTTTATGCAACAACTGAATACATCACTTTACACGATATATTAGTCGAGTACATCACTTAACACAACATATTGATCAAATACATCACTCTACATGATCTATCGACTTGAAACATCAGTTTACGCAATGCATCGATCGAATTCATCATTTAACATGATATATCAGGACGTTATGAGATGAATTCGGATTccatcaaatttattatttttataatttttttaaaaaaataaagatagaatgtaattaattttaacactaaaaacaaaatctattaaaatattatcacgTGGAATAAGATAAATGTAGTAAAATTGTTAAAACAAATAGTGAATGACAATTTTATTATGAGAATTATAACTCCAACACTGCATAAAAGATTTTTGATTAAAATGAGATTAAAGAGGGCCAAGAATTTAAACCAAAAAGAAAGGGACTAATGATCTTTTTATCCTAAcgattattttttcttcttaaggTCGTTGATGGTCAAATCTCACCTCTTCAAGCTGAAATTGAATAATTTCCTTACAAAAAATGGACAGGATATGTAGAAAATAGAAATCATCATtttctatatattattattattattatttattattattattattatcaggTAACTGATGTTAGGTGTGGAGCcctatttattttccatttatactctgtaataaaaaatattttgatttattaatatatataccccaTCGCCGTAGAAGTTTACTCATGAGATATTACCACGAAatattaatttctctttttctctctctagatctctcatctctttctctctaaagttcttgtgttttttatttattaagtgTACGTgtgtgaattcgatcctaataACTTATCCTTTTCAAATCTTCTTTGTCTacatattgataaaaaaatattttctcctattTAATTTATGTGGTAGTATTGTTTTTCTTACTGGTATATTGATATTGCTGGTAAGTattagttcttttttttaagaatttatattctgtcttaatttttaaagtgtacttttttttaaaaaaagaaaaaaattaaaataatttttaatttcaacttttgatattttaaagttatataagattaaatttaaaatcgaaACGACTGTTTCA
Proteins encoded in this region:
- the LOC101243792 gene encoding uncharacterized protein isoform X2 produces the protein MKKFNIKSNKKEKEIMGICELEEDKLSQMVRDFIEMDCENFQVDELVDHNNPTNTYLSLKDILENVSDGEKEILGKILFYWRNNMEPKKLRQWIVNRLRIDEYEASLCKTSWITSSGSPSGDYEYIDVMMKGISNGSERVRLIVDIDFRSQFELARPTQEYQELLNSLPSIFVGTEDKLNGIISLLCSAAKQSLKEKGLHVPPWRKASYMHSKWLSHNCKKIALFAPTLHIV
- the LOC101243792 gene encoding uncharacterized protein isoform X1: MKKFNIKSNKKEKEIMGICELEEDKLSQMVRDFIEMDCENFQVDELVDHNNPTNTYLSLKDILENVSDGEKEILGKILFYWRNNMEPKKLRQWIVNRLRIDEYEASLCKTSWITSSGSPSAFQFTGDYEYIDVMMKGISNGSERVRLIVDIDFRSQFELARPTQEYQELLNSLPSIFVGTEDKLNGIISLLCSAAKQSLKEKGLHVPPWRKASYMHSKWLSHNCKKIALFAPTLHIV